In one Nicotiana tomentosiformis chromosome 6, ASM39032v3, whole genome shotgun sequence genomic region, the following are encoded:
- the LOC138894566 gene encoding uncharacterized protein gives MVRADKLFIGGDFNGHIGATSWEYDDVHGGFGFGDRNGGGTSLLDFARAFDLVIENSSFPKKREHLVTFRSLVDETQIDYLLCRKSYRGLCMGFKVIPSENLSTFHRLLVMDLEITRKRRNRMMYSQHRIKWGALTEAKVQELGVKLVTMGAWRTSGNASAIWTTTVQCIREAARDILWVSKGYSGGHKGD, from the coding sequence atggtgcGTGCCGACAAGCTTTTCATAGGAGGAGATTTCAACGGCCATATTGGAGCGACGTCTTGGGAATATGATGATGTGCATGGTGGCTTTGGTTTTGGAGATAGAAACGGAGGAGGAACATCTCTGCTGGACTTTGCtagagcatttgatttggtgatagaAAACTCGAGTTTCCCGAAGAAGAGGGAGCACTTGGTCACCTTTCGGAGTTTGGTAGAcgagactcagattgattatttaCTCTGTAGGAAGTCCTATAGAGGCCTTTGCATGGGTTTCAAGGTTatcccgagtgagaacctctcgacctttcataggctcctggtcatggaccttgagatcacGAGGAAGAGGAGGAATAGGATGATGTATAGCCAACATaggatcaagtggggagccttgacggaAGCTAAAGTGCAGGAGTTGGGGGTCAAGCTGGTGACTATGGGGGCATGGAGGACTAGTGGGAACGCAAGCGCTATATGGACCACGACTGTGCAGTGCATTAGGGAAGCCGCGAGGGATATATTatgggtctcaaagggttactctggtggtcacaagggagactag